In the Kaistella sp. 97-N-M2 genome, one interval contains:
- the gldM gene encoding gliding motility protein GldM yields MAQGKQTPRQKMINLMYLVFIAMLAMQIDQEIIRSYKDTTGSLEETRTLTENNNTIFKKTLEAKAANTPDTFSAPLERYKGLEAKADDLVQSIEGLKIELSKEAEYNKNELDIQESFASLNNTEPSTNIFFAAGDENKPSKKANDLKLKIEAFKSYINQTFGSNNLMKAVVDRTNKQMVTEYKELRNGKNWVQYKFYNQPLIAALSNLEVIQSSARGIQGDALSVMLQEKVDADIKFDAYQAIVSAPTIVLQGETAQGKVAIGNYSSNVPGLSMPGLTVTNGQGVRNLDTGSLGDKSFAGTISFKDVNGKEIPLNYSHTYTVVPGAKEVAFESGALLSADKMQVLYRGLPNPISGSILGANNAQTTLSASGASVSKTGGGTWVVTPGGGSSTTLTISGKGPKGETISKAFPFRIKNVPPPIGLIQGKNIVSMPASSIPNQRVSADMPDFDFPVSFTVNSFMFKVPGKAAMLINGSSLSAVGNLTKGLRNGDIAYVFNIQATATGLGNQQLKNVGNVIINVQ; encoded by the coding sequence ATGGCACAGGGAAAACAGACGCCTCGTCAGAAGATGATCAACTTGATGTATCTTGTTTTCATTGCAATGTTAGCAATGCAGATCGATCAGGAAATCATCAGATCATACAAAGATACTACGGGTTCTTTGGAGGAAACCAGAACACTTACCGAGAACAACAATACCATCTTTAAGAAAACCTTGGAAGCGAAAGCTGCCAATACGCCAGATACTTTTTCCGCCCCGTTGGAGCGGTATAAAGGTTTGGAAGCCAAAGCGGATGATCTGGTTCAAAGCATCGAAGGACTTAAAATTGAACTTAGCAAGGAAGCAGAATATAATAAAAATGAGCTGGATATTCAGGAGAGTTTTGCCTCACTGAACAATACAGAACCTTCAACTAATATTTTTTTCGCAGCGGGTGACGAAAATAAACCATCAAAAAAAGCTAACGATCTTAAACTTAAAATTGAAGCTTTTAAATCGTATATCAACCAGACTTTCGGCTCCAATAATTTGATGAAAGCGGTTGTTGACAGAACGAACAAGCAGATGGTAACCGAATATAAAGAATTAAGAAACGGTAAAAATTGGGTTCAGTACAAATTTTACAACCAGCCCTTGATCGCTGCTCTTTCTAATCTGGAAGTTATACAGTCTTCCGCCAGAGGTATTCAAGGTGATGCTTTATCAGTAATGCTTCAGGAAAAAGTAGACGCAGATATTAAATTTGATGCTTACCAGGCGATCGTCTCTGCACCAACTATCGTGCTTCAGGGTGAAACTGCACAAGGTAAAGTTGCTATTGGTAATTATTCCAGCAACGTTCCGGGATTATCAATGCCAGGTTTAACCGTGACCAACGGTCAGGGCGTAAGAAACCTCGATACAGGATCTTTAGGCGATAAAAGTTTTGCGGGAACTATCTCTTTCAAAGATGTTAATGGTAAAGAAATTCCTTTGAATTACAGTCATACCTACACCGTTGTTCCTGGAGCAAAGGAAGTGGCCTTCGAAAGTGGTGCTTTATTATCTGCAGACAAAATGCAGGTTTTATACAGAGGATTGCCAAATCCCATTTCAGGTTCAATACTTGGCGCAAATAACGCGCAGACTACGTTATCTGCCTCCGGCGCATCTGTTTCGAAAACAGGCGGCGGAACTTGGGTAGTAACGCCAGGAGGAGGAAGTTCCACAACATTAACGATTTCTGGTAAGGGACCAAAAGGCGAAACGATTTCAAAAGCCTTTCCTTTCCGCATTAAAAATGTGCCGCCACCAATTGGTTTAATTCAGGGTAAAAACATAGTATCCATGCCAGCCAGTTCTATCCCGAACCAAAGAGTATCTGCAGACATGCCGGATTTCGATTTCCCGGTAAGTTTTACCGTAAACAGTTTTATGTTTAAAGTGCCCGGTAAAGCAGCAATGCTCATCAACGGAAGTTCTTTAAGTGCTGTCGGAAATCTTACAAAAGGATTAAGAAATGGCGATATCGCTTACGTCTTTAATATTCAGGCAACAGCAACAGGTTTGGGTAATCAACAGTTAAAAAACGTAGGCAACGTCATAATAAACGTACAGTAA
- a CDS encoding glycogen/starch synthase, with translation MPNQKILYVTTEMFPYQEDSNIATMVSKMALKMHQDSNDVRVFMPRFGQISERKFQLHEVIRLSGMNIIINDLDQPLIIKVASLPGERLQVYFIDNDEYFKRKQFYVDDEGKPFDDNDERAIFFARGVIETIKKLNWVPDVIHLNGWMASFIPVYLKTFYKNDSYFNDSKLVLSVYNEEDFALSEKVEEKMKFDNITALKAFKKPSFQQFVMESMDLVDVVIKGDEFLQDELSEAFDKTKTTKSEYVNADSIDKLY, from the coding sequence ATGCCGAACCAAAAAATATTATACGTCACCACGGAGATGTTTCCATACCAGGAAGATAGCAATATCGCAACCATGGTGAGTAAGATGGCACTCAAAATGCACCAGGACTCAAACGATGTTAGAGTGTTTATGCCAAGATTTGGACAGATTAGCGAACGCAAGTTTCAGCTTCACGAAGTAATTCGTCTTTCCGGGATGAATATCATCATCAATGATCTGGATCAACCCCTTATTATTAAAGTAGCTTCCCTGCCGGGAGAAAGGCTTCAGGTGTATTTTATTGATAATGACGAGTACTTCAAAAGAAAGCAGTTTTATGTTGATGATGAAGGAAAACCCTTCGACGACAACGATGAGCGGGCAATTTTCTTCGCCAGAGGAGTAATTGAAACCATCAAAAAATTGAACTGGGTTCCGGATGTTATTCACCTGAACGGCTGGATGGCTTCATTTATCCCTGTATACCTAAAAACTTTTTACAAAAACGACTCTTATTTTAATGATTCGAAACTTGTTCTTTCTGTTTATAATGAAGAAGACTTTGCGCTCTCTGAAAAGGTAGAAGAAAAAATGAAATTCGACAATATTACCGCTTTAAAAGCGTTTAAAAAACCAAGTTTTCAGCAATTCGTCATGGAAAGTATGGATTTGGTAGATGTAGTGATTAAAGGCGACGAGTTCTTACAGGATGAACTCAGCGAAGCTTTTGATAAAACAAAAACTACAAAATCCGAATACGTGAACGCGGATTCAATCGACAAGTTATACTAA
- a CDS encoding DNA repair protein RecO encodes MLSQTCFLLSYVKYGDKGAVLNCFSRNNGYESFFAPNIYAPRNRQKSYLFPLQEIQITFAAKKRGDSLQNVLKIEKAENTEEVNNVNVNSILFFIADLLNQILKEEQHSEKMYDEIKMFLGELNLKNYDAHIGLIFRILLRQGISPYLQICAT; translated from the coding sequence ATGCTGAGCCAAACATGTTTTCTGCTCTCTTATGTTAAATATGGCGACAAGGGTGCGGTTTTAAACTGCTTCTCCAGAAATAACGGCTACGAAAGCTTTTTTGCGCCCAATATTTATGCTCCCAGAAACAGGCAGAAGTCTTACTTGTTTCCGCTTCAGGAAATTCAAATTACATTCGCCGCGAAAAAGAGAGGAGACAGCCTGCAAAATGTTTTGAAAATTGAAAAGGCAGAAAATACCGAAGAGGTTAATAATGTGAATGTAAACTCTATTCTTTTTTTTATTGCAGATTTATTGAATCAGATTTTAAAGGAAGAACAGCATTCCGAAAAGATGTATGACGAAATTAAGATGTTTTTGGGAGAACTCAATTTAAAAAATTACGACGCCCACATTGGATTGATCTTTCGCATTCTCCTTCGCCAGGGGATTTCCCCTTATTTGCAGATTTGCGCTACGTAA
- the gldN gene encoding gliding motility protein GldN, whose translation MSILNAKSPESFRKFRETGMIKQGDSMVSTRITPLKYGFIEDKDILKSMVVWEIIDMNDKLNQPFYHNEDGLVSQNKSLYQILFDAINDGRIKEVYDDELFSVRLDPDAIQARIKNAVMSDAGIDKMNENGALTEEEKKEYTNVYETKTENVKVLKIKGMWYIDRRDSQMKYRLLGIAAMGQDPSTMGQYGPDGQPLASKDELIDLFWVYYPDAREVLANSIVFNNKNLSSDISFDDLLNARRFSTIIYKSDNGLGNGVIKDYIPRDADAQLEESERIKGQILQMENDMWNY comes from the coding sequence ATGTCTATTTTAAATGCCAAATCGCCCGAATCTTTCCGTAAATTTCGGGAGACCGGGATGATTAAGCAGGGAGATTCTATGGTTTCTACCAGGATTACGCCTTTGAAATATGGTTTTATCGAGGATAAAGATATTTTGAAAAGCATGGTTGTTTGGGAGATCATCGATATGAACGACAAATTAAATCAGCCTTTTTATCATAATGAAGATGGTTTGGTTTCGCAAAACAAATCGCTGTATCAAATTTTGTTCGATGCTATTAACGACGGCAGAATCAAAGAAGTTTATGACGACGAATTGTTCTCTGTTCGGTTAGACCCGGATGCCATTCAGGCGCGGATTAAAAATGCGGTGATGAGCGACGCGGGTATCGATAAAATGAACGAAAACGGCGCGCTGACGGAAGAAGAAAAGAAAGAATATACCAACGTGTACGAAACTAAGACCGAAAATGTAAAAGTTTTGAAAATCAAAGGAATGTGGTATATCGACCGTCGCGACAGCCAGATGAAATACAGATTGTTAGGCATTGCGGCAATGGGTCAGGATCCGTCAACAATGGGCCAGTATGGGCCGGATGGTCAACCTTTAGCGTCGAAAGATGAATTGATCGATCTTTTCTGGGTATATTATCCGGATGCGCGCGAAGTTCTTGCAAACTCAATCGTTTTCAACAACAAAAATCTTTCGTCCGATATTTCTTTTGATGATTTGCTGAACGCGAGAAGATTTTCTACTATTATCTACAAATCCGATAACGGTTTAGGAAACGGCGTTATTAAAGATTATATTCCACGCGACGCCGATGCACAGCTGGAAGAAAGCGAAAGAATCAAAGGACAGATCCTTCAAATGGAAAATGATATGTGGAATTATTAA
- the gldL gene encoding gliding motility protein GldL, translated as MFKTKEATYNFIYSIGAAIVILGALFKMTHWSIGPLTGNVTLAIGLITEAIIFTIFAFDIPKSEESYAWENVYPELLDSHAEPNPKHSSLALQSAEVKELETSLSDKLDKMLADAKLDVSLFDRLRTGIDKFSSSVDQINQTVDVSGSTQKYNDQLMLAASHLESMNALYALQLEHGRTQTEYSKKYVEDMQRSAAHSEKFNEELSGLTSNLNSLNRVYGGMLSAMKS; from the coding sequence ATGTTTAAAACTAAGGAAGCCACATACAACTTTATCTATTCCATTGGCGCTGCAATCGTAATTTTAGGGGCCCTTTTCAAAATGACTCACTGGAGTATCGGACCTCTTACCGGAAATGTAACCCTTGCTATTGGTTTGATAACCGAAGCGATCATCTTTACCATCTTTGCCTTCGATATTCCTAAATCTGAAGAATCCTACGCGTGGGAAAATGTTTACCCTGAATTATTAGACTCGCATGCAGAACCAAACCCAAAACACTCCTCGCTGGCGCTACAATCCGCAGAAGTAAAAGAATTGGAAACCTCCCTGTCTGATAAATTAGATAAAATGCTGGCTGATGCCAAACTGGACGTTAGCCTTTTTGACCGTTTAAGAACTGGAATCGATAAATTCTCCTCCTCCGTGGATCAAATTAACCAAACGGTGGATGTTAGCGGTTCTACTCAAAAATACAATGATCAGTTAATGCTTGCAGCAAGCCATCTTGAAAGCATGAACGCACTGTACGCCCTTCAGTTGGAACACGGTAGAACGCAGACCGAATACAGCAAAAAATATGTTGAAGACATGCAGCGATCTGCAGCTCATTCCGAGAAATTCAATGAAGAATTATCCGGATTAACCTCAAACTTAAACAGTCTAAACAGAGTTTACGGCGGAATGCTAAGCGCAATGAAATCATAA
- the panC gene encoding pantoate--beta-alanine ligase, with amino-acid sequence MKIFRSKKTLHDYVERQKEMGKKIGFAPTMGALHRGHISLYEAAAKENDLVFSSIFVNPTQFNNAGDLEKYPRNIENDLKMLEESAFVDAVYIPEVSDLYPDGLKSKTYDFEGLENEMEGKFRPGHFDGVGTVVEELLRQVKPDNAYFGEKDFQQLAIIKKLVQKLQLPVKIHGVKIYREENGLAMSSRNERLSPDQRKAAKVIHETLLKVNDWFRVLTLPEINLRVKDIFEDQRGMVLEYFQIADENTLKETDFFYRGHDYRAFIVVFVNDVRLIDNIHLD; translated from the coding sequence ATGAAAATCTTTCGATCAAAAAAGACCTTGCACGATTATGTGGAGAGGCAAAAGGAAATGGGCAAAAAAATCGGTTTCGCGCCAACAATGGGTGCGCTTCATCGGGGTCATATTTCCCTTTATGAGGCCGCCGCAAAAGAAAACGACCTGGTGTTCTCCTCTATTTTTGTAAATCCTACCCAATTTAATAATGCCGGCGATCTGGAAAAATATCCGCGCAATATCGAAAATGACCTTAAAATGCTGGAAGAATCTGCCTTTGTGGACGCGGTTTATATTCCGGAAGTTTCAGATTTATATCCCGACGGGCTAAAAAGTAAAACTTACGATTTTGAGGGCCTGGAAAATGAAATGGAAGGAAAATTCCGCCCGGGACATTTCGACGGCGTGGGTACCGTGGTTGAAGAATTATTACGTCAGGTAAAGCCCGACAATGCCTATTTCGGTGAAAAGGATTTTCAGCAGCTTGCCATCATCAAAAAATTAGTACAAAAATTACAGCTGCCCGTGAAAATTCACGGTGTTAAGATTTATCGCGAAGAAAACGGTTTGGCAATGAGTTCGCGCAATGAGCGGCTTAGCCCCGACCAAAGAAAAGCGGCAAAAGTCATCCATGAAACGCTGTTGAAAGTAAACGACTGGTTTCGAGTCCTTACGCTGCCGGAAATTAATCTTCGGGTAAAAGATATTTTCGAAGACCAGCGCGGGATGGTTCTGGAATATTTTCAAATTGCGGACGAAAACACCTTAAAAGAAACCGACTTTTTCTACAGAGGACACGACTACCGGGCCTTTATCGTGGTTTTTGTGAATGACGTGCGACTGATTGATAATATTCATTTGGATTAA
- a CDS encoding RNA-binding S4 domain-containing protein, with product MRIDKFLWCVRFYKTRSIAADEIKKNRVSLGNQPVKSSKEVKEGDLIKIRKNQIDYQIKILQIPKSRMSAKLVPLYIVDKTEKEQYEVLKQRKLTQDYYRIKGEGRPTKRDRRAMDEFVENDGTAEMEGGEWDLFFSDVEDGSAD from the coding sequence ATGAGAATAGATAAATTTTTATGGTGCGTGCGTTTTTACAAAACCCGAAGCATTGCGGCCGACGAAATAAAAAAGAACCGGGTGTCCCTCGGAAATCAGCCCGTAAAAAGTTCAAAGGAAGTGAAAGAGGGAGATCTCATCAAAATCAGAAAAAACCAGATCGACTATCAGATTAAAATTTTACAGATACCGAAGAGCAGAATGAGCGCGAAACTGGTGCCATTGTATATTGTTGATAAAACCGAGAAAGAACAGTATGAAGTTCTGAAACAGCGAAAACTAACCCAGGATTATTACCGCATCAAAGGCGAAGGCAGACCCACCAAAAGAGACCGCCGCGCGATGGACGAATTTGTGGAAAACGACGGCACCGCTGAAATGGAAGGTGGCGAGTGGGATTTGTTTTTTAGTGACGTTGAAGATGGATCGGCCGATTAA
- a CDS encoding DUF4270 family protein — MINNIQRLFKITAALVIGSVMLWSCEPDADQLGSQFFQNGAQGTEALFPVIAYNVNNGDSIRTDAVRLNSAALGAFSEPQFGLQKAAYVTQVRLSSYAPNFGTNPVIDSAVMVIKPVYAADSLTTTTVEDYIYPDGAVPAKKVVVSYPVTKYGNTKLNNRTIFNIKVNEVNEFLGSSADQVRSNKIVTTGEVIGSKVFNGDITSITITKDSDNSTLFERAASLRIPLDSTFFQNKIVNAAANNLSDAATFIRYFKGLKISVDENDGYIFNIDPNSIQVNLYYKKDKVDGTTTTRESAIYALDLGSANAHFSQITFDRASTPSAAALASANLQTGDARIFAQGMGGPGIGIRVPLQTVNTIKDLYKNDKAGIISAKIRIYTAKDNWDNSYKKPDNFVVRQRDLTPETGEPVYLNDFLTDMSTLAYTGLYNLVKAYDLDKNPAHYDIGITQTFKDIIEKEAKNNDLVLNVGNYTTDPAGNLLGFQYSALGQQNFNSRSFTPYRAVFVGTDAGNENAAQLILTYGKK; from the coding sequence ATGATAAATAATATTCAAAGATTATTCAAAATTACCGCTGCTTTGGTAATTGGGAGTGTAATGTTATGGAGTTGTGAGCCGGATGCAGATCAACTTGGATCGCAATTTTTTCAGAACGGTGCGCAGGGTACGGAAGCGCTTTTTCCCGTTATTGCGTATAATGTAAATAATGGCGACTCCATCCGAACAGATGCGGTGCGCCTGAACAGTGCGGCACTTGGTGCTTTTAGCGAGCCTCAGTTCGGTTTGCAGAAAGCCGCGTATGTTACACAGGTAAGATTAAGTTCTTACGCTCCGAATTTTGGAACCAATCCGGTTATCGACTCTGCAGTGATGGTAATTAAACCCGTTTACGCAGCAGACTCTTTAACCACAACAACCGTAGAAGATTATATTTATCCGGATGGTGCGGTACCTGCAAAAAAAGTGGTCGTGAGTTATCCCGTGACGAAATACGGAAATACCAAATTGAATAATAGAACGATTTTTAATATTAAGGTCAACGAGGTAAACGAGTTTTTAGGTTCCAGTGCAGACCAGGTTAGATCGAATAAAATCGTAACAACAGGAGAGGTAATTGGGTCGAAAGTTTTTAACGGCGATATCACTTCCATAACTATTACCAAAGATTCCGATAACAGTACTCTTTTCGAAAGAGCGGCATCTCTAAGAATTCCATTGGATTCAACGTTTTTTCAAAATAAGATTGTTAATGCTGCCGCAAATAATTTGAGTGATGCTGCAACTTTTATCAGATATTTTAAAGGCCTTAAAATTTCAGTTGATGAAAACGACGGCTATATTTTCAATATCGATCCGAACTCAATACAGGTGAATTTGTATTATAAAAAAGATAAAGTGGATGGTACAACAACCACGAGAGAATCTGCAATATATGCGCTGGATCTGGGTTCCGCAAATGCCCATTTCAGTCAAATTACGTTCGACCGAGCGTCTACTCCTTCTGCTGCTGCGTTGGCTTCCGCTAATCTGCAAACCGGTGATGCAAGAATATTTGCCCAGGGTATGGGAGGACCGGGAATTGGAATTCGCGTTCCTTTGCAAACGGTCAACACGATCAAAGATTTATACAAAAATGATAAAGCGGGTATTATTTCTGCGAAAATTCGAATTTACACCGCTAAAGACAACTGGGACAATTCTTATAAAAAACCGGATAACTTCGTTGTGAGACAAAGAGATCTGACTCCGGAAACAGGCGAGCCGGTATATTTGAATGATTTTCTTACCGATATGAGCACCTTGGCGTATACCGGACTTTACAATTTGGTAAAAGCCTACGACCTGGATAAAAATCCGGCGCACTACGACATTGGAATCACGCAGACTTTTAAAGATATTATTGAGAAAGAAGCCAAAAACAATGATCTTGTTTTGAACGTGGGTAATTACACCACGGATCCGGCGGGCAATTTATTAGGGTTTCAATATTCGGCACTCGGTCAGCAGAATTTTAATTCAAGGTCCTTCACGCCGTATCGTGCTGTATTTGTAGGAACTGATGCTGGAAATGAAAATGCTGCCCAGCTAATTCTGACGTACGGTAAAAAATAA
- a CDS encoding acyltransferase yields MKHANNFDFLRFVFAFLVVIGHTIILSARPEFNNEFFAAMPNYSVFCFFIISGFLIYSSYDKFRDLKKYAINRARRIFPAYFFVVLFFSVFLFLFSDKNFLDYFSTDWLKYLGVNLFFMNFLQPCIDGVFGNNYICAVNGSLWTIKVELMFYIFIPFLFYALQNKSKGRKNIILTAIYIFSILYSSLLAHNGKDELSRQLPGVLSYFATGILLFLNLAFFKKQINLLLPFAVGIVILEKGIFSVNLVTPFALGIGIFWAAYLKLPLKKFAKYGDFSYGVYLVHFPIIQIFVQEKLFERYSFYAFFSCLALVVIFSVFVWNFIEKPVLKRKFNHKSVV; encoded by the coding sequence ATGAAACATGCCAATAACTTCGATTTTTTGCGATTTGTTTTCGCATTTTTAGTTGTTATTGGCCATACGATCATTTTAAGTGCGCGACCAGAATTTAACAACGAATTCTTCGCCGCGATGCCCAACTACAGCGTATTTTGCTTTTTTATCATCAGTGGCTTTTTAATCTATTCGAGCTACGATAAGTTTCGGGATCTAAAAAAATATGCCATCAATAGGGCGAGGAGAATTTTTCCCGCCTATTTTTTTGTGGTGCTCTTTTTTTCAGTGTTTCTGTTTCTTTTTTCCGATAAAAATTTTCTGGATTACTTTTCAACGGACTGGCTCAAATATCTGGGCGTGAATTTATTCTTTATGAATTTCCTGCAGCCGTGTATCGACGGGGTTTTTGGTAACAATTACATTTGCGCCGTCAATGGCTCGCTTTGGACGATTAAGGTAGAGTTAATGTTTTATATTTTCATTCCGTTTCTGTTTTACGCGCTGCAAAACAAAAGTAAAGGTCGAAAAAATATTATTTTAACAGCGATCTACATTTTTTCCATTCTTTATTCCTCTCTTTTAGCGCATAATGGCAAAGATGAACTTTCGCGGCAACTTCCGGGAGTTCTTTCCTATTTCGCTACCGGAATTCTCCTGTTTTTAAACCTTGCATTTTTCAAAAAACAAATCAATTTGCTCTTGCCTTTTGCGGTGGGAATTGTAATACTGGAGAAAGGAATATTTTCGGTGAATCTGGTCACACCTTTCGCTTTAGGAATCGGTATTTTTTGGGCGGCCTACCTGAAGCTCCCTTTGAAGAAATTTGCTAAATACGGGGACTTTTCTTACGGGGTATATCTTGTACATTTTCCCATTATACAAATTTTCGTTCAGGAGAAATTATTCGAAAGGTATTCCTTTTACGCCTTCTTTTCGTGTTTAGCGTTAGTCGTCATCTTCTCAGTGTTTGTCTGGAACTTTATTGAAAAACCTGTTCTGAAAAGAAAATTTAATCATAAATCTGTTGTATAA
- the gldK gene encoding gliding motility lipoprotein GldK, which produces MNKIFLVLLSATLIISCSKRGSSSAGKPGVKGELVPKGKSKSFVAERPYGMVAIPAGSYVMGLADQDFTNTPEKANLKTVTVSSFFMDETEITNAEYRVFINYVRDSVVRSLLAEAAGDGGTDGDGSAIGDFAYLSKKAGEDKTAYQEFMESQGGRDGYNESKKLDWNVPLRWKTSEYPDAQYAEILESVYIPPAERINNERIIDTRKLLYAYNWEDIESAVKEKSRGSKYLKKESIAVYPDTTVWIKDFNYAYNEPLYDGYFWHSAYKNYPVVGVTWDQARAYCNFKSKLKSDYNEALKKKKQKPMSFRLPTEAEWEYAARGGRENATYPWGGPYLQDDRGCYLANFKPKRGNYIEDEKKGTYTYTAPVKQFEKNGFGLFDMAGNVAEWTESPYSNSTYEFASTLNPYLSNQAYREEKKSVRGGSWKDVGYLLMNGARDYERKDSARSYIGFRTVQDIPEGTAKFKKRTK; this is translated from the coding sequence ATGAACAAAATATTTCTTGTATTACTATCCGCCACTCTTATTATTTCCTGTTCCAAACGCGGCAGTTCCAGCGCCGGAAAGCCTGGAGTTAAAGGGGAATTGGTGCCAAAAGGAAAATCCAAATCTTTTGTAGCAGAAAGACCTTACGGAATGGTTGCAATTCCAGCGGGCTCTTATGTTATGGGTCTTGCTGATCAGGATTTTACCAACACGCCAGAAAAAGCCAATCTTAAAACCGTTACCGTTTCTTCCTTTTTTATGGATGAAACCGAAATTACCAATGCGGAATATCGTGTTTTTATTAATTATGTGCGGGATTCCGTTGTTCGTTCTTTGTTGGCTGAAGCAGCTGGAGATGGTGGTACAGACGGAGACGGAAGTGCCATTGGAGATTTTGCTTACCTGTCTAAAAAAGCCGGCGAAGATAAAACGGCTTATCAGGAATTTATGGAGTCTCAAGGTGGTAGAGATGGCTATAATGAATCTAAGAAATTAGACTGGAATGTTCCACTGCGCTGGAAAACTTCGGAATATCCGGATGCGCAGTACGCGGAAATTTTAGAGTCTGTTTATATTCCACCCGCAGAAAGAATCAACAACGAAAGAATTATCGATACCCGTAAATTGCTTTACGCTTACAATTGGGAAGATATCGAATCGGCAGTTAAAGAGAAATCGCGCGGTTCAAAATATTTGAAAAAAGAAAGTATTGCGGTTTATCCCGATACAACAGTTTGGATCAAAGATTTTAATTATGCCTACAACGAACCTCTTTATGATGGGTATTTTTGGCACAGTGCCTACAAAAACTATCCAGTAGTGGGGGTAACCTGGGATCAGGCAAGAGCTTACTGTAATTTTAAATCGAAGTTAAAGTCCGATTACAATGAAGCCTTGAAAAAGAAAAAACAAAAACCGATGTCTTTCCGTCTTCCAACGGAAGCAGAGTGGGAATATGCGGCCAGAGGCGGTAGAGAGAATGCAACCTATCCTTGGGGCGGTCCTTACTTGCAGGATGACAGAGGATGTTATTTAGCGAATTTTAAACCGAAACGTGGTAATTACATCGAGGATGAGAAGAAAGGAACGTACACCTATACCGCACCTGTGAAACAATTTGAAAAAAATGGTTTTGGATTGTTTGATATGGCGGGAAATGTAGCGGAATGGACCGAGTCTCCTTACAGCAACTCAACCTATGAATTTGCATCTACTTTAAATCCATATTTATCCAATCAGGCTTACAGAGAAGAGAAAAAATCGGTTAGGGGTGGTTCTTGGAAAGATGTAGGTTACCTTTTGATGAATGGGGCCCGCGATTATGAACGGAAAGATTCTGCCAGAAGTTATATCGGTTTCCGAACGGTACAGGATATTCCGGAAGGAACGGCTAAATTCAAAAAAAGAACAAAATAG
- a CDS encoding shikimate kinase produces the protein MKISLIGYMGSGKSHVSKVLSQDLDLKLIDLDHYISLKNNLTIPQIFEKRGEIYFRKEERRLLEEILVHETDLILSVGGGTPAYYNNIEMINHHSESIFLRTSVTTLSQRLLKQKSKRPLIADIPDGDLPEFIAKHLFERNHYYAQAKFTVDTDGKEVDQIVAEIKALL, from the coding sequence ATGAAAATTTCGCTGATAGGATACATGGGAAGTGGCAAATCACACGTTTCCAAAGTTTTGAGCCAGGATTTGGACCTAAAATTAATTGACCTGGATCACTACATTTCTTTGAAAAATAATTTAACGATCCCGCAAATATTCGAAAAAAGGGGTGAAATCTACTTTCGGAAGGAGGAACGCCGACTTTTAGAGGAAATTTTGGTCCACGAAACCGACCTCATTTTGAGTGTGGGCGGCGGAACACCGGCTTATTACAACAACATCGAGATGATTAACCATCATTCGGAAAGTATTTTTCTACGAACCTCCGTCACTACTCTTTCTCAGAGACTTTTAAAACAGAAAAGCAAACGACCTTTAATCGCTGATATTCCTGATGGAGATTTACCCGAATTTATCGCAAAACATCTTTTTGAAAGAAATCATTATTACGCTCAGGCAAAATTCACGGTGGATACAGACGGCAAAGAAGTCGACCAAATCGTGGCAGAGATCAAAGCACTGCTTTAA